The Canis lupus dingo isolate Sandy chromosome 7, ASM325472v2, whole genome shotgun sequence DNA window GCCTCCACGGACGACAGCCGGCAGCCGGAGCTCCCCGCACCGGGGACTCGCTTCAGGGGGTCTGGGGCCAAGGAAATGGGCTCGTCCCCGGCGCCAGGGGTGGGAGCCTTCACGCTCTGGGCCTGCTGCACGCCGGGGGCGACCTCCGCGGCCGGAGGCGGCAGCTCGGGGCCAGGGAAGTCTTCCGTGTCCATTCTAAAGCCCTTGTCCACCTCGTGAGGTTCGGACTTCACCGGGAGAGTGACGTTCGTTAGGAGGTTCCTGGGGTGAAGTTCTGGCATGTGGGAGTAGCCGGCGTGCTCGGTTTTGATGGCCTTCGGGCCACTCTGCTCCAGAAATTCTTTCTGCTTACTGGGAGCGGAGTGACTGACCAGAGGCTGCCCTGTGCTCCTCATCCCCTCGTCATTCCAGCAAATCCGGCTGCCCGGGTTATACGGATTGCTGCAGGTTGTGTCCGCTTCACTCTTGAAAGCAGTCGGGCCACGAGCCTGCTCGGCAAAGCAGTTACTGGGAGTGGTCACCTCGTTTAGTTTATCTGGAACGACGAGGGGTCCCTCTCGGAGACTGGAACCGGCTGCCTGCATCGCTTTATTATTACACTCTTGCTTTGCTGCAGAAGCAGCGATGAAACTAGAACTGTGATCGACGGCGTCGCTGGCCACGGGCTCCGGCCTGCTAATAACAGATACCTGGGGACACACCATGGGCTGTATGGAGGCTTCTGTCCTCACTGACCTGCTCGGGAGGTCCAAGCTGGCTTCTGCGCTCTCGATGGAGACGGTTAGAGACAACGTGGAGGTCAGCGTGGTGCTGTGGTCAACGATGACTTTACACGGAATCGATCTGTTTATGGCTGCTGGTGCAAAGCCCCCCGCAGGTGGCTGAGGTTTCCCAGAATTGTCTGCCCTGTTTCGAGGCCCTGAATTTTTGTCCGAGCTTTCAGCACTTAATTTGGGAGGACTCTCGTAAGAGTTTATCGTCAGCATGCTTCCAGTAAACATTGCGACAGGTGGTCGTGCAGCCAGAGGCTCTGTGACTGCCCCGGACTCCCTACAGCCGAGGGCGGCTCTCACAGTGGTGCCCACGGGCCCGCTGCCCTGTTCTTCACTCCCAGGCATGGCTATCTTCTCAGAGGGAAATCGGCTGTTAATTCCCGTTGGGGGGATCAAGACAGAGCTCGTGGAGAGATGGTTTGGCAAGTTCTTTCCAATGGAGGGAGTTGGCGCAGAGTTGTACTGACTGGGGATTAAGTGACCAGCACTGCTGCTGGGCAGGAGCAAGGGCTTGTCATCCATGGGGCTCGAGACACTGCAGCCCTCTGCTGTGACGGGGACAGGAGCGCTTTCGATACATTTTGGTATAATGGCTATGCACGGAGTGTCAGTTCCCTGGATGGTTTTTAACATGCTTATGTTACAGGCAGAAATTGTAGTGTTTGCACTGTCAACAGACATTAGAACAGAGGATTTATCAACAGAACTCACAAAGGGATGTTCTTTAATTGCTCCCGACATAGCAGTGCTGCAAACAGACACAGGgacagaatttttattaaaaagcatgGGCACACTGCTATTTTCAGAAGAGGTAGATGAAACAATTTTCTCAGGTAAGTGTGACACGGGTATGTTTTCATCAGAACTATGCACAGATAAGTCAGTGGCAGTTTCTGGAAGTTTAGCTGGGTTAAGAGACTGCTGTAATACAGTGGTGGTCTCCCGGAGGTGTGCAGACTTGTTGCTAGGAGATCTGCAGTTTGGATTGACAATAATCACACCAGTTGACCCTTCAATTTTTGTTTCAGGAGCAGAAGAGACTTCTAAGCTTGGGGGCCCTTCCTTTGAGCTGAGCGGAGGCAACCGGGACTCTTTAGTGTTCTGGAAGAGGTGGGCCCGGGCTTGATGCTTTGCAAAGAGCTTTGCCTTTGTCTGCTCTTTGATGTGTGCCAGGGTTCTTGCCTTTCCACCCTCTCCTGGGCTCCCCATGGCTCCTGAGACGATGCTCGCCGCGGCGGCTACTGCAGCTGCTGCGGCCGCCTCTCGCTGGGCCCTCGCTTGCTGGGCCCGGGCCTTGATATCTGCAAGGGTCCTGGCTCCTGTATTCCTCCCACTGCTGACCGACGTGCTGGGGGATGTGCGAGACTCTGGTTTGGAGACTGGCTGGCTCTTGATAATGAAAGGTGGCCCAATTTTGGAAAGCTGGATCtacaggaagaaggggagaatggaaagagaaagctCATGGTACATGATCACAGAGGAGGCAGGTGGAACGCGATAATGTGAGAGAGAAGATGTGCTGCATTCTCTCATAATGTGGCAGGAATGACACCTAAATCCCCGAATGGGCCTTTAGGGGATAAAGTGACAATAAATGTGGCAtgaatgtgaaattaaaattttcaatctCTGTTTTTCATCTACAGAAACATCAACCGGTGACTTCATTTGGTATGGAAATGAAACATCTTCTTAAtgcctcatataaatggaaacaaaatccaTGCTTCTTAAAATGAGGTTAGCTAAAAAAGGCTTAGAGATATTTAGCTTTTAAATTATCTTCCTTCCTGGCAGGGAAAACTGGGACCTTAACTCTACATGAGTTTATCTCTTAatttgacacaaagagaaaaaccttAGCCAAGAGGTTAGGGAATTAGAATTCTCGTCCTGCCTTCACTCAAAGAAACTGTGATTTCAGGGATCACCATGCAGTTCGATTTCTCCAATGACCTCCTCGAGCCAAAGACTCTATAGTTTTTGTGTACTCTCATACCACCCAGTACGCTGGCTCCTACATGCACAATAAGTGCACAATAAGAGTTTGTAaactcacctgtaaaatgagactaGTTATTTCTGGTCTATTTCCTTCATAGGGCTGCTATAAAGATGGAATGAGACTATATTTGTAAGAGTGTTCTGCTTTCCAAAGGGATCCCATATCGTTATCTTTTCATGAAAGCAAGGGTAACTCTGGTTTTCTGCCTCTAAAAGCAACTATGGAGCTTAGGCAGTTCCTTCGGATACTGGTAATCTACAATTTGCTGATTTTCATAAAGTCACACTGTTCACCTACTCATGCTAATTAGGAGACTCACAGTCATCACCAAACTCATGAGGCACAAGACCCAACACCAACATCCCATAGCAATGCCTGTGATGTGCTGGTCACTAAAACGTTCTTAGAGTCATAGATTTGGAGAGCTGGAAGGGAACTAATCAAAGcccctcattttacagctgaaaaaACTCTTGGAGGGAAAATAGGCTGCCCTGGGGTCACAGAAATAGGGATTGACAGAGAGAATCTTTGGGTTCCCTGTTCAGGGCTGTTGACTGGTACTATGATTCCTTCGTTTTTCTCCTTCTAAAAAAAGCTTTTCCTAGAAAACATCTCTCTTcttaacatacatatatttacactATAAACGACATTTAACACATGATGTAGGATCATATCAATCTGAAATTATGCTTTGGAACTATAGTGGATGAAATTATCTGTCTTTGCTATCGCATTTCTCATTTTCCAACCTGTAATGTCTCTCTTCTAATCCAAAGGTtccaatggaaaaatgaatttagagAGGAGAATCAATTTTtcctgttaaatattttctttagttaaaaaaaaaaactaaaaacattttaaaaattatacctaGATATACTTAAACAAGAATGCAAGGCCAAACACCAAATGTACTTATGGTATCCATCTATTGTAAAGTGTGTATTACATTGAAAACAAGCTTTTGACAAGAAAAATCAGACTGCcatgttcaaaaatatttcctatgaaaagcacttacatttttctttctactgcttcagaaattaaaatgcataGTGGGATTTTAATTGGAGTTTAATGTTCATCTTCCATAtctctagaattttatttaataggGGTTACTTCATTAAGTAAAATAACTACAGCTACACTTTTAAAAGTCAGCCTTATGGATATCATGAGACACATACAAAAAATAGATGTCAGGGCagagtaaaataaagagaaagagactaaGATAAACAAAGcttgaatatgtttttaattctaaacCAAACCTATGGTGGAATAATCCACTTTATTGTAGAACAATATAAATGGACTGAGATGAAAGCACCAAATAAATATAGCTTATATTGGgtaggattttttgttgttgttgttaaacagTGTTTCTTTTGAATTAATCCTAATTTTCAGTTTACTTAGGCACAGCCAATTTATATAAAAGGCTTGTTTCCTGAGAGTTAAAACCTACCTGGGAtcaaaagagaatatataaatggGAATGTTTGACTACAGGCTTTATTATTTGTGAAGTTAAATATCTCTTTACTATCTCAAAAAATAGGATTTGTATATCTAAATACCTATTGCATTTTCCCTCAAGGTATGCAAAGTAATTTCATCGatttactcaagaaatatttaatgaggCTCTTCCATAAGTCAGGTCCTTCTGCTAGACAATGGTAGTGGTGATTATTTGCCggaaaataaatgaactggtATTCTGTACCTTTGCCTCCTTAGTGAATGCCTTTGACTTTTGACTACTTTCCCTCATCCTACTAAACTTTTATAGGAGGCTAAATTATCAACTTCCCCCAAGTACATGTACCTCTTGGTCCTACCTTGGAGTCCCCAAAAGACTATCTTGTGGCCTATAGGTTCCTCCAGGCCCTGTTCTCCctcactatttctttttccttaaatgctGAGgtctaaatatatacatgtatctaaAATTATCATATGAGCTCAGTGATCCTTAAAAAGGATTGTTTAATATTAGACTAGTGCTGGGAGTATTAGATCATAAACTACATAAAACCTAGAGGGACAAAAACCTTACTTAGTTCTGAGAATTAAGCATCTACACAGAAAAGCCTATTTCTCTGGAattgtttattgttattattattactccatACCTTCAGAGGTGGCACTCTGGGCTCTTCTCTTGGAGGTTGTTCTTTCTCAGGTGGGCTGCTGGATGACAGGTTCCGGGTAGACTGATCATCTTCTATCCTAGCCCTCTTTTCCTTACAGATTCCAAAACTGTGCTGCTCTGcagttttcctttttgatatCTCGGATTCTCTACTTTCATTTCTTATCCCATCGGGTGATTTGGAGGGCTCTGATAACTTGGAAGAATGTGAGGTCTCCAACCGATTCTGTGAACTCCCCTgcttatgtgttttatttctagaGCCTTCTGAAAATGAAGCCTTATCCACTGAGGAGACATATTGCTTGTCCTGTAACTTAGCTGATGGAAGCTCATTTCCCTTATTCTCTGTTTCTTCAGAAAAGACAGATAGCTCCAATGGTGAAGATgcccctttcttttctgttctttgcaggatattatgattttttacctttattatttctatagAAGGAAGTTCTGGAATCGAAGCAGGGTAGGGCTTTTCAGTTTCAACATGTGATTTACAAGGCTGCTGATTCAGAGTCTTATTGTGCAAGTCTTCAGATGGAAATGCTTCAGGAACAATGGAGGACCCCATTTTGAGGGGTTCAGGAGTATTTGATAGAGTCTTCGGTTGAGAGAGAAGGCTCTCTCCCAGGGGCTTGGCAGGAGCAGAGCCTTCCTCTTTCTGTGGGGAGAGCGGTTCTTCAGATAGGGAAGGGGACTTTCTTTGCTGATGCATCATTCTCTCATTCATGGAAGAATTAGAAAGTGGAGATGTTTCTGAAGGAAGTGGCAAACTGGATATAAAAGTAGTCTCAGATGTGAGAAGCATGGAAGACACTGAAGATGTTTCTGATGTCAAAGGTAAATCAGACATGGGTGATGTTTCTGATGTTAAAGGTAAATTTGATACTGGGGATGCTTCAGATGTTAAAGGTAAATTGGACATCAGAGATGCTTCTGATATTTCAGGTGAAGTGGATATTGGAGATATTTCTGACATCAAAGATGCATGAAGGTTTTCTTCGGGGGGATTTCTCTGATTATATTTGTCTGCATTTTCAGTGCTGGACACCTCAGAACAAAACGTTGTCTCAAGGGAGGCTGGAGTACATGATTCCTCTGAGGTGGACTGGGTTTCCCCTCCTGGGGATGTCAGGCTGGTACAGGCTCCCTCTGGGCTCTCAGAAGAGAATGAAGTTTCAGAGATGCAAGCATTCTCAGAAAGCTGTTCATCAGGGTCACTCTGTAGCTCCATATCTACAGCAATTCCTTCACTGGGAAACTGACCTTCTAAAGAAGATGacgttgtttttatttttggagtatTGGTCTCTAATGCAGCTTCTGACTCCTTATGTTCTGTGTCACTGACATGAGTCACAGATGAAGTGCAAGGAATGAGAGAGTCACAGACTTCTAGCTGATCGATAACAACTGACATTTCTTCCTGGGGagattctgatttttcttccaCCTTAACTTCAATATGAggcaatatttctaaaacatcatTCATCATAACACAGGATTCCAAGTTCTCTTCAGGAGGTGCAACTTGGGGCTCTTCATGAGAGTTGGCTGGACTTTCAGACTCTTCAGAAAATTCAGGTATTGTCTTATGATTTTCATCCTGACATTCACAGATACTAGTTTCTACCTCTTCTGCAATTTCCTCCTGAATCACGGATTCTTCAGGGATCAAGATATCTTCTGATTCTGATTCCGCCATTACATCCTTACCTACATCTACCATAGGACAAAGCGTATCACAGAAATCAGGCTCTGGAGAAGTTGGACTTTTCATGCTTTTTGACTGTTGCTCTTCCAAGGGAGTCTGTGTAGaaagacctggaaggccagaggTTCCACACGAACTTTCAGCTCCGTCATTGTTTGGTCCAGAAGTGAGCTTTATCGATTCCTCCCTTGACATGCCCAACCTGAAGAGAAATTATaagtattaaatattattcaaccacaaaTAAGGTACAACTTGGAggtatggatatatatatatatatatatacacacacacacacacacacgtacacatatatatgtatatgtatacatgtatatacatatatgcatacatatgtgtatatatgtacacatatatacatatatacacatacacattctgttgaatactatatatagtatgcaatatatagtatactatatatagtgtatatatatacactatattcAATATATAGTATTCAATATATAGCatactatatatagtattcaacagaaataaaagtatatatatagtgtatatatatactatattcaatatatggtatatatatatttattcaacagaaataagagcatcaaattaattttataatcactAACATGCTTAATTTATGTAAACATGTTTATGATGACTTAGTTCTACTGTCTTTATAATCATAAATAAACTAAACTCTACATTTGGTTTAAAAaggtatatattttcatttttacttatttatttgatatagatTTTTATTCTGGAAGCAAGGAGACATAAATTCTGCCAAATGTTagtaaaaggaatttaaaaattacatactatttataatcataaataaaCTAAACTCTACATTTGGTTTAAAAaggtatatattttcatttttacttatttatttgatatagatTTTTATTCTGGAAGCAAGGAGACATAAATTCTGCCAAATGTTagtaaaaggaatttaaaaattacaattaaatactataatttaagttttcttaaatatgtatatgcatCTATAAGATTAGAAAAATATGGTCAGAAAAGCCAAATGTATAAGatctaaaactttttaaagtcagaaagcAGCACTATGTCTTTATCATAAAAAaactgtagggcagcccgggtggctcagtggtttagtgctgccttcggcccagggcgtgatcctggagacctgggattgagtcccacatcgggctccctgcatggagcctgcttctccctctgcctgtgtctctgcctctctctctctctctctctctctctctctctctctgtctcacatgaataaataaaatcttaaaaaaaaaaactgtaccgTTTTCAAAGGATGCAATATAAGCAAATAAGATTGATACAAGGTGGGTAGgttgtaaaatcttaaaactgaaaAGACTTCCAAAGATTAAGTTCTCTTACACCAATGTACAAGGCATTACTCACCTTACTTTAATCTCTAAGTGTCTAATCTAAGACAATATGGAAATTTTGCAAAAGAGTAATGGATGTATTTGGTGTCAACAAAGTTGATTCTACTAGTTTACATTTATATGAGGCAAGACCTTAAAATTCTTTGATGTGATCTTACTATACAGATATTTCATAAAAGATagcaaagaatataaataaataatccaaactAATATTCATGTCATAAGGAAAAGTTCATCAGAATTACAAAGATATTGTAAACCAATTTTTCCCATCATACTAAGTTACAATGTCAGCATCACATGGTAGATAAATAAGCTGTTCTAAAAGAAGTTAAATTCTTCAGACAATTACAAAGATAAGCAGAAGAGATATGTCTTTCTTAAGGAGAAAACGTATTTGACTGAAGAAATATAGCTAAAATAGTATTGATGCAGGAAAATATCTCAGTGAAACCTTCAACCTTTTGCTTAAATTctcaaaatgaaagggaaataaaactgGATACATGTTTTGGATTGTATTCATTGACTTCTTTACTAACATTCAGAAGATTctaaaaagaagatagaagataCTCCCCCTCATTCTTAGtctcttttctttcaactttCCCTAAGATGGGTTCAAACGAAGCTACAATTTATAACTATCTACACTGAGAGGAACAGAATAACTACATTACAGATAAACTTAAAGCAAAATAATCAACTAGAAATATGGGGCTCGGCCAAGCAGAGATGCCACTGATACTAGGTTAAGTGTAGAATATACAGTACCTATCCACTGGCAGCCAAATTTCTGCTGGTTGGTTAATAAGGatctaataaatttattattattattactaattcatattaaatatatttaatatcattaaatataacaaatgtatgtaatatatattatacatgtgtgtatatgtatataatagatatgtatatatggacAATAGCACTGCATAAAATATGCTtatgttgacattttattattttcattaaaaaaatagatttaagatGGCATAAGGCATAGGTTGATTTTCACAGCACACCACATAACACCACAAAGGAAAACAGTTAAGTTCAGAAATCTAGACTGTAAACCAACAGACCAACCCCTATAACTGAGTTAGCATCCCTATGGGTGACCAAAAGTAACCAAAGCAAGTATAGAACAGTACTATGTTATAAGCAGAGTAAGTCAATAAGAACCATAATAAAGACCTCAAACAAATAGCTAAAAACTAAAGTAGACAACTCTTAAAAACAGGGGAGTTTGGATGGCAACATTCTTGGGAAAACTTAGAGCAGTAAAAAGACACTTGTCAACTGAAAATTATCTGACGCTATGAAACATAATCCTTCATACACTGGAGCCAAGTAATCTAGAAGTAACAACATTAGAAGAGCACTcaatgaaatgtccaaaatatctCTGTCATCCAGTATGTAATcgaagacagaaagagacaaagaccAGTGACATAAGGGGACAGAAACTCTATAGATAAACTACAGCAAGAAAAGGgtcaaaaaaagagaactgtttGTATTCAGCCCTCAGGGAGGTTACGTAATGGGGAATCATGCTTATTCACAGGATTGTAGCTGTTACTTCCAGGGCAGGGGCCCTTAACCTGAGAGGCATGGAAGTCTAGAAGCCctcaaattttatgtaaaaaaaattgtatgtgtgAATTTTTCTGAGAAGGATTTGTGGCATTAGGTGACTGAGCAAATCATTTAACCACACTGTGAAAACCTGGAAAAATTACTCAGTTTCACTGTATCTCAGTTtcctaaacacttttttttttcctaaacccttttttaatgtaaaagtaaTAACGGTGTCCATCTTACAGGACAGTTGGGTAGGTAAGTGAAATAATACTTGCAAAGCTCTTAGACACATATCAGAGCCAGATATGCTCAATCACAACATGCTGAATGGGGGGGAAGACCTCTGTCATGCGTAGTCTCTAGGGTACAGGctctctgagggcagagcctaAGAAGCCCTGTGAACATCTGCACCTCTGGCATCTAGATGAGATACTGAATCAAttttgctgaattaaaaaaaaaaaaagtgcccacAGTCAACCACAACTAAGGACCAGTGCACTGGAGGTAACTAGCTCAGTTGTACCTTTGCCAGCACTGAAAACAGTGCTCCCAACATTCCCTTTGTCAGAAATATCATCTTCCAGGTTCTTAATCCTGCTGGGCATCAGCATGACCTAGAGACcatctaaaaatacatatttctgggCTCAACTACTGGACATTCCCAATCAGTATGTCTGGCATGGGTCCTGGAAatctgtatctatttttaaaagctccagtGAGGATTTTGATGTAGGCAGGCTTGAGTAATACTGCTGGTGACAATATCTGAAGGTATATAAGGAGCctgctgcattttaatttttgagaaaacaCATTAATTATCTCCTGtaagttttcttaaatatgtatatgcatCCACGGTCCTAGGATAGCAATGAAAACAAGCCTTCCTACTTGAGAGTACTGCTATTTAGGACACTCCACCAAATGCTAGCCTACTCTAAGCAGGCTGTTAATCACGTAGTTCCTTTTCAAGAGCACTCATATGAGACTCCTGATATTGTTTTCTCTGTTTACAGGGGGAAATTTTATGAAATGAGATCAATTGGTACAGATTTTGTTACCTGCAACCACGTCAGTGACATCTACACAAAACGACTTTCAGGCATGAATTATGTACCTGGGAGTTCAAGCACAAATTCCTTTCTAAGGAGGATCTAAAGTCACTGTCAATTGTCAGTGACTTCCTTCTTCCTTAGGGATCTGCTAGTCTCTGAGACTCTAATTCTGCTCAAGTATGATATGTCCCTTCTAAATGTGAGGCAAAAGCTAAACTACTTTCAATTTAATTCAGTTGCTACCAAGCTTAAGTGTGGccagtattattttaaagagaaacacataaaaagagaaataataaaaaccgGTTACACTCGGAGAGGAAGATAGATAAAGAGTAATACTTCAGGATCTTCTCCAAACACATGTATATGCACAGtcaacattttcagaaaaatgtgaaaattaagtgTGTCTAAAACTACTTAGTTCTAAAGTATTCGTTAATGAACATACTTGGATTAAAAACAGGAGATTTTTTACTAGAATCTAGTTAAGAAAGCCATAATTGACTTCTATAGGATTTCAGGTGCTATTTTCAGGCCAAAATGAATTTTCATGGACAAGTTATAAACCCTTGAAAgcgcattttttaaaaatttaagtgctGATATGCCACTATAATTTTACCTGC harbors:
- the ASXL3 gene encoding putative Polycomb group protein ASXL3 isoform X1 produces the protein MKDKRKKKDRTWAEAARLALEKHPNSPMTAKQILEVIQKEGLKETSGTSPLACLNAMLHTNTRIGDGTFFKIPGKSGLYALKKEESSCPADGTLDLGCESELDGAEMAEANASGEGDGVCAKQVTDEASSTRDSSLTNTAVQSKLASSFQQHTKKALKQALRQQQKRRNGVSMMVNKTVPRVVLTPLKVSDEQSDSPSGSESKNGEADSSDKEMKHGQKSPTGKQTSQHLKRLKKSGLGHLKWTKAEDIDIETPGSILVNTNLRALINKHTFASLPQHFQQYLLLLLPEVDRQMGSDGILRLSSSALNNEFFAYAAQGWKQRLAEGEFTPEMQLRIRQEIEKEKKTEPWKEKFFERFYGEKLGMSREESIKLTSGPNNDGAESSCGTSGLPGLSTQTPLEEQQSKSMKSPTSPEPDFCDTLCPMVDVGKDVMAESESEDILIPEESVIQEEIAEEVETSICECQDENHKTIPEFSEESESPANSHEEPQVAPPEENLESCVMMNDVLEILPHIEVKVEEKSESPQEEMSVVIDQLEVCDSLIPCTSSVTHVSDTEHKESEAALETNTPKIKTTSSSLEGQFPSEGIAVDMELQSDPDEQLSENACISETSFSSESPEGACTSLTSPGGETQSTSEESCTPASLETTFCSEVSSTENADKYNQRNPPEENLHASLMSEISPISTSPEISEASLMSNLPLTSEASPVSNLPLTSETSPMSDLPLTSETSSVSSMLLTSETTFISSLPLPSETSPLSNSSMNERMMHQQRKSPSLSEEPLSPQKEEGSAPAKPLGESLLSQPKTLSNTPEPLKMGSSIVPEAFPSEDLHNKTLNQQPCKSHVETEKPYPASIPELPSIEIIKVKNHNILQRTEKKGASSPLELSVFSEETENKGNELPSAKLQDKQYVSSVDKASFSEGSRNKTHKQGSSQNRLETSHSSKLSEPSKSPDGIRNESRESEISKRKTAEQHSFGICKEKRARIEDDQSTRNLSSSSPPEKEQPPREEPRVPPLKIQLSKIGPPFIIKSQPVSKPESRTSPSTSVSSGRNTGARTLADIKARAQQARAQREAAAAAAVAAAASIVSGAMGSPGEGGKARTLAHIKEQTKAKLFAKHQARAHLFQNTKESRLPPLSSKEGPPSLEVSSAPETKIEGSTGVIIVNPNCRSPSNKSAHLRETTTVLQQSLNPAKLPETATDLSVHSSDENIPVSHLPEKIVSSTSSENSSVPMLFNKNSVPVSVCSTAMSGAIKEHPFVSSVDKSSVLMSVDSANTTISACNISMLKTIQGTDTPCIAIIPKCIESAPVPVTAEGCSVSSPMDDKPLLLPSSSAGHLIPSQYNSAPTPSIGKNLPNHLSTSSVLIPPTGINSRFPSEKIAMPGSEEQGSGPVGTTVRAALGCRESGAVTEPLAARPPVAMFTGSMLTINSYESPPKLSAESSDKNSGPRNRADNSGKPQPPAGGFAPAAINRSIPCKVIVDHSTTLTSTLSLTVSIESAEASLDLPSRSVRTEASIQPMVCPQVSVISRPEPVASDAVDHSSSFIAASAAKQECNNKAMQAAGSSLREGPLVVPDKLNEVTTPSNCFAEQARGPTAFKSEADTTCSNPYNPGSRICWNDEGMRSTGQPLVSHSAPSKQKEFLEQSGPKAIKTEHAGYSHMPELHPRNLLTNVTLPVKSEPHEVDKGFRMDTEDFPGPELPPPAAEVAPGVQQAQSVKAPTPGAGDEPISLAPDPLKRVPGAGSSGCRLSSVEANNPLVTQLLQGNLPLEKVLPQPRLGAKLEINRLPLPLQTTSAGKTAPERNVVELPSSSPNPDGKGYLAGTLAPLQMRKRENHPKKRVARTVGEHTQVKCEPGKLLVEPDVKGVPCVINSGMSQLGHSQPFKQEWLSKHSMQNRIVHSPEVKQQKRLLPSCSFQQNLFHVDKNGSFHPDAGTSHRQQFYQMPVAARGPVPSAALLQASAKPPVGCGAFAFNRHLEQKGLGEVGLSSAPHQLRLANMLSPNMAMKEGDDVGGAAHAVPNKALVHPPPPPPPPPPPLALPPPPPPPPPLPPPIPNAEVPSDQKQPPVTMETTKRLSWPQSTGICSNIKSEPLSFEEGLSSSCELGMKQVSYDQNEMKEQLKAFALKNADFSSYLLSEPQKPFTQLAAQKMQVQQQQQLCGNYPTIHFGSTSFKRAASAIEKSIGILGSGSSPATGLPGQNAQMPVQNFADSSNADQLELKCSCRLKAMIVCKGCGAFCHDDCIGPSKLCVACLVVR